One genomic segment of Ipomoea triloba cultivar NCNSP0323 chromosome 9, ASM357664v1 includes these proteins:
- the LOC116029876 gene encoding receptor-like protein Cf-9 yields MKESHLINFIIFTLLYVSSSSSSLKHHHCAPADASLLLHFRNHFNIDESAPTICVGLQQQPVKKLNWDESLDCCKWEGVTCDASTGHVIALDFSCSRLQGSINTNSTLFQLHHLQTLNLAFNNFSSASLPHAIGNLTSLTHLNLSGSSLSGAIPFEISHLSKLVSLDLSHNFYGFSSDLLFLYNLTKLEVLSMSQTGLSFTIPRNISASLRHLDLSFNNIVGSIPDNIFQLRKLESLILQQNRELVGSLPKLSWNCNHSLQVLDIGLTNISGEIPNSIGNLKFLKYFLVASGSFFGKIPNSIGNLTHLKVMNFQGNELSGSLPPTISNLNQLTDIFLSNNHFEGEIPDIFSNLQELINLYLYQSNFSGCFPSSIVNLTQLEVLELSGNSLTGSLPLGLTRLQKLQLLGLSRNMLNGTIPPWVFCIPSLQSLGLGQNQFIGHLPEISCNSSLSGVDLSNNQLDGLIPQSISKLVHVSVLNLASNNFSGGVLTEIFLNIKNLYVLNLQSNKFNGTIPPWVFCFPFLYELDLSQNHFTGNLPEISCKSSLSKVDLSNNQLDGLIPHSISKLLQANTLVLASNNFNGTIPPWIFIIPSLFNLDLSRNRFTGKLPEISNKSSLIFVDLSNNQLDGLIPHSISNLLDATFLKFASNNFSGEVPIEIFLNIKGLIVLNLGSNQLQGPLNKAICNLTMLEVLILKNNKFNGKIPQCLGEHNLLSVLDLGTNNFNFIVPTMFAKGNNIKTIALNGNQLRGPIPRSLANCSQLEALDLGNNKLNDTFPKWLGDLLELQEPSQNIFSMALKVWSVSYKKAKKKQVIWKSVPLGGYTSFQSI; encoded by the exons ATGAAAGAAAGCCATTTGATCAACTTCATAATATTTACTTTGCTATatgtctcttcttcttcttcttctctgaaGCATCACCACTGCGCTCCTGCCGATGCCTCTCTGCTTCTGCATTTCAGAAACCATTTTAACATTGATGAATCTGCGCCAACTATATGTGTAGGCTTGCAGCAACAACCAGTGAAGAAGTTAAATTGGGATGAGAGCTTAGATTGTTGCAAATGGGAGGGTGTTACCTGTGATGCCTCCACTGGCCATGTCATTGCCTTAGACTTTAGCTGCAGCAGACTTCAAGGATCCATCAACACTAATTCCACCCTTTTCCAACTTCATCACCTTCAAACCCTCAATCTTGCCTTTAATAATTTCTCTTCCGCCTCTCTTCCACATGCCATTGGTAATTTGACCAGCTTGACTCACCTAAACCTTTCAGGCTCTTCCTTATCTGGAGCAATCCCATTTGAAATTTCACACTTGTCCAAGTTAGTTTCTCTTGATCTTTCTCATAACTTTTATGGCTTTAGTTCGGATTTATTGTTTCTCTATAATCTCACAAAGCTTGAGGTATTATCTATGTCTCAAACTGGTCTCTCATTTACCATACCAAGGAATATATCTGCTTCATTGCGACATTTAGATCTTTCATTCAACAATATAGTTGGCTCTATTCCTGATAACATTTTCCAGCTGCGGAAATTAGAATCACTTATTCTACAGCAGAACAGGGAGCTAGTTGGTTCATTACCAAAGCTCAGTTGGAATTGCAATCATAGTCTACAAGTGTTAGATATTGGGTTGACGAATATTTCTGGAGAGATACCGAATTCAATTGGCAATCTCAAgttcttgaaatattttttggtTGCTTCGGGTAGTTTCTTTGGAAAGATACCAAATTCAATTGGCAATCTAACACATTTGAAAGTAATGAATTTTCAGGGTAATGAATTGAGCGGTAGTCTTCCACCCACAATCTCAAATTTGAACCAACTAACTGATATATTCCTTTCAAACAACCATTTTGAGGGAGAAATTCCAGATATATTTTCTAACCTCCAAGAGCTCATCAATTTATATCTCTATCAAAGCAATTTCTCCGGTTGTTTCCCATCTTCAATTGTAAACCTTACTCAACTTGAAGTTTTAGAATTAAGTGGAAATTCACTAACTGGTTCTCTCCCGCTTGGTTTGACCAGACTCCAAAAGCTCCAATTGCTAGGGTTGTctagaaacatgctaaatgGCACTATACCTCCCTGGGTTTTCTGCATTCCTTCTTTACAGTCTTTGGGACTTGGCCAAAATCAGTTTATAGGGCATCTTCCTGAGATTTCATGCAATTCATCATTATCCGGTGTTGATTTATCTAACAATCAATTAGATGGGTTAATCCCTCAATCAATTTCAAAACTTGTTCATGTAAGTGTCCTCAACTTGGCATCCAACAATTTCAGTGGCGGGGTACTCacagaaatttttttaaacattaaaaatctTTATGTGCTTAATCTTCAATCCAACAAATTCAATGGCACTATACCACCCTGGGTCTTTTGCTTTCCCTTTTTATATGAGTTGGACCTCAGCCAGAATCATTTTACAGGGAATCTTCCTGAGATTTCATGCAAATCATCATTAAGCAAAGTTGATTTGTCTAATAATCAACTAGATGGTTTGATTCCTCATTCAATTTCAAAACTGCTTCAAGCAAACACCCTCGTCTTGGCATCCAACAATTTCAATGGCACTATACCTCCTTGGATTTTTATCATTCCCTCTTTATTCAACTTGGACCTCAGCAGAAATAGATTTACAGGGAAACTTCCTGAGATTTCAAACAAATCATCATTAATCTTTGTTGATTTATCTAATAATCAACTAGATGGTTTGATCCCTCATTCAATTTCAAACCTTCTTGATGCAACCTTCCTCAAGTTTGCATCCAACAATTTCAGTGGTGAGGTACCCATAGAAATTTTTCTGAACATTAAAGGTCTTATCGTTCTTAATCTTGGATCCAACCAACTCCAAGGACCTTTAAATAAAGCCATTTGCAACTTGACTATGCTTGAGgttttgatattaaaaaataacaagtTCAATGGAAAAATTCCACAATGCTTGGGTGAACATAACCTACTATCTGTGTTGGATTTGGGAACGAACAACTTTAACTTCATTGTTCCCACAATGTTTGCAAAGGGAAACAACATAAAAACCATAGCTTTGAATGGGAATCAACTTCGAGGCCCTATTCCAAGATCTTTGGCGAATTGCAGTCAACTAGAGGCTCTTGATTTGGGGAATAACAAGCTAAATGACACATTTCCAAAATGGCTTGGAGATCTTCTAGAGTTACAA GAGCCCTcccaaaatattttttcaatggCTTTAAAAGTATGGTCAGTGTCATACAAGAAAGCAAAAAAGAAGCAAGTTATTTGGAAATCAGTACCCCTAGGTGGTTATACATCATTTCAATCAATTTAA
- the LOC116028977 gene encoding cyclin-D-binding Myb-like transcription factor 1, with amino-acid sequence MAAEDEVVGRKSKKRKERNNDMLATNPIHIVGVEGDKSFEEENLMKKKSDNEGVERMKKKKKSAGDNKGGTLMEDSNGITVEKAKKRERKREVESNNNDTSNDVSVDNGGDVNSTATEIHESKKKHKKKAGKISDGCIEGKVEKVKRKKKKNKKKKGEDNISRNQVKDSCKDPKLKNSKKKVRFSNELEVFPESNVPESGNDQNKEVELIRGKRFSKIEDEKIKEAIYKYIEVCNLGEEGLDMVLNSKSHPELKNCWKEIGTAIPNRPYVAVYRRGQTIFRRSENRKWTEEEKALVLQHQKLHGNDWKSIAKELGRHRYHVKDTWCRIRLPNMKTGLWSQDEYQNLFDLVNTDLQLRIAEEKKSKHGMLRDNICWTAISDKLSTRYAPNCCLKWYNQLTSPMVAEGIWSDSDDYRLIGALYNLDETCIENVDWDNLVEHRSGEICLKRWKRMVLHIGNHGNKLFSEQVEVLAQRYCPSLIEVREIWDSKPVVP; translated from the coding sequence ATGGCTGCAGAAGATGAAGTGGTGGGTAGGAAGtctaagaaaaggaaagagagaAACAATGATATGTTAGCTACCAATCCTATTCATATTGTGGGAGTTGAGGGAGATAAAAGCTTTGAGGAagaaaatttgatgaaaaagaAGAGTGATAATGAAGGTGTTGAAAggatgaagaaaaagaagaaaagtgcAGGAGATAATAAAGGGGGAACACTTATGGAGGATAGTAATGGGATTACTGTTGAGAAAGCAAAAAAGAGGGAAAGGAAAAGAGAGGTTGAAAGCAATAACAATGATACTTCAAATGATGTTTCTGTAGACAATGGAGGTGATGTAAATTCAACTGCAACTGAGATACATGAAAGCAAAAAGAAACACAAAAAGAAGGCAGGAAAAATCTCTGATGGTTGCATTGAGGGTAAAGTGGAGAAGGttaaaaggaagaagaaaaagaacaagaagaaaaagGGGGAGGATAATATTAGCCGGAACCAGGTCAAAGATAGTTGTAAAGATCCAAAACTGAAAAATAGCAAGAAGAAAGTGAGATTTTCCAATGAGTTGGAGGTATTTCCCGAGTCTAATGTTCCTGAGAGTGGGAATGATCAAAATAAAGAAGTAGAGTTGATTCGAGGTAAGCGGTTCTCTAAaatagaagatgagaaaattaaagaagCCATTTATAAGTACATAGAGGTATGTAATTTGGGTGAGGAAGGTTTGGATATGGTTTTAAATAGTAAATCTCACCCTGAATTAAAAAACTGTTGGAAGGAAATAGGAACTGCCATACCAAATAGGCCTTACGTTGCAGTCTATCGTCGTGGTCAAACAATATTTCGAAGATCTGAAAACCGTAAATGGACTGAAGAAGAAAAAGCTTTGGTACTACAGCACCAGAAATTACATGGGAATGATTGGAAATCAATTGCTAAAGAACTTGGGAGACACAGGTATCATGTGAAGGATACATGGTGCAGGATAAGATTACCCAACATGAAGACAGGACTCTGGTCTCAGGATGAGTACCAGAACTTATTTGATTTAGTCAACACTGATCTGCAATTGAGGATCGCTGAAGAGAAGAAATCCAAGCATGGCATGCTACGGGATAACATCTGTTGGACAGCAATTAGTGATAAATTGTCCACACGTTATGCTCCAAATTGTTGTCTGAAGTGGTACAATCAGTTAACATCACCTATGGTAGCTGAAGGTATATGGTCTGATTCTGATGATTATCGCCTAATTGGTGCACTTTATAACTTGGATGAAACCTGCATAGAAAATGTGGACTGGGATAATCTTGTGGAACATAGGTCCGGAGAAATATGTCTAAAGCGCTGGAAGCGAATGGTTCTTCACATAGGGAACCATGGGAACAAACTCTTTTCAGAACAAGTTGAAGTCCTAGCCCAAAGATACTGTCCCTCCTTAATTGAAGTAAGGGAGATCTGGGATAGCAAGCCTGTTGTACCTTGA
- the LOC116028972 gene encoding receptor-like protein 9DC3: MKESHLLYFFIIFLFTLYVSSSSSSSKHHLCSPSDASLLLHFKNHFDLTETESDNCFFYYRLEGIIVGSQEIKELSWDEGSDCCKWEGVTCDASTGHVIALDLSCSNLQGSINANSTLFQLHHLQRLNLAFNDISSTSLPHVIRSFTGLTHLNLSTTFFSGTIPSEISHLSKLVSLDLSYSHIEDNSSNLLFLHNLTKLEVLSMAEIISLSCTIPRNISAPLRYLDLSHNIVVGSIPDNIFQLPKLESLILSYNQELVGSLPKLSWNCNQTLQVLDLLNTNISGELPNLVSNLRSLKYFILGGNSFSGFIPQSIGNLTHLKVMDFGENKFSGSVPPTISSLDQLTHLDLSYNLFEGEIPDIFSNLQELTKLDLIENNFYGYFPSSIVNLTQLEILDLSGCSQIGHLPPVASGLQNLRVLDLSENTLNGTIPPWVFCIPYLFTLDLSQNQFTGSLPEISSNFLRTIDLSTNQLDGLIPHSISNLFYVRALRFASNNFSGTIPPWIFCIYSLFTLDLSQNQFTGGLPVIPSYLLLQTVDLSKNQLDGLIPHSFSNLRCAIDLKFASNNFSGTIPPYIFSIPSLRYLDLSRNRFTGKLPDISSKSSSSLEIVDLSNNQLDGLIPHSISNLGNAIVLNFASNHLQGPLDIVICNLSALQFLILKNNKLNGTIPQCLGEHHQLSVLDLGINKFNLIFPTMFAKGNSLTTIALNGNQLRGPIPTSLANCTQLEALDLGNNKLQDTFPKWLGNLPELQVLVLRSNRLYGPITSFNSSTIWFPKLQIFDLSSNSFTGPLPKYFCNGFKSMVNAIHESQQKASYLEIQTSSWSYDISITLMMKGHDIQLEKVLTILATIDLSSNKLEGEIPILIGNLNALILLNLSHNCLNGSIPHQIGNLTLLESLDISWNQLVGKIPEQITNLKFLEVLNLSQNYLVGRIPTGYQLNTFGNDSYGGNLNLCGFPLSRECNDNNRSHEHQQQHVELEDKFMSGFTWRAVVIGFGCGMVFGIFMENLMSRTGKPKWLFVTFYGNKICKTVPRQRRNVRRC, from the coding sequence atgaAAGAAAGCCATTTGCTCTACTTCTTCATCATATTCTTGTTTACTCTATATgtctcctcctcttcttcttcttcgaagCATCACCTCTGCTCTCCTTCTGATGCCTCTCTGCTACTGCATTTCAAAAACCATTTTGACCTTACTGAAACTGAATCAGATAATTGTTTCTTCTATTACAGATTAGAGGGAATCATTGTTGGTAGCCAAGAAATAAAGGAGCTATCTTGGGATGAGGGGTCAGATTGTTGCAAATGGGAAGGTGTTACCTGTGATGCCTCCACTGGCCATGTAATTGCCTTGGACCTTAGCTGCAGCAAtcttcaaggatcaatcaatgCTAACAGCACCCTTTTCCAACTTCATCACCTTCAAAGACTCAATCTTGCCTTCAATGATATCTCTTCCACCTCACTTCCACATGTGATCCGTAGTTTCACTGGCTTGACTCACCTCAACCTTTCAACCACTTTCTTTTCCGGAACCATCCCATCTGAAATCTCACACTTGTCCAAGTTAGTATCTCTCGATCTTTCTTATAGTCATATTGAAGACAATAGTTCGAATTTATTGTTTCTTCATAATCTCACCAAGCTTGAGGTACTCTCTATGGCTGAGATTATTAGTCTCTCATGTACCATACCAAGGAATATATCTGCTCCATTACGATATTTAGATCTTTCACACAACATTGTAGTTGGCTCCATTCCTGATAACATTTTCCAACTGCCAAAATTAGAATCACTTATTCTATCCTATAACCAGGAGCTAGTTGGTTCATTACCAAAACTCAGTTGGAATTGCAATCAAACATTACAAGTGTTAGATCTTTTGAACACGAATATTTCCGGAGAGCTACCAAATTTAGTTAGCAATCTCAGGTCCTTGAAGTATTTTATACTTGGTGGTAATAGTTTTTCTGGTTTTATTCCACAATCAATTGGCAACCTAACACATTTAAAAGTAATGGATTTTGGGGAAAATAAATTCAGTGGTAGTGTCCCACCAACAATCTCAAGTTTGGACCAACTAACTCATTTAGACCTTTCATACAACCTTTTTGAGGGAGAAATTCCAGATATCTTTTCTAACCTTCAAGAGCTCACAAAATTAGATCTCATTGAAAACAATTTCTATGGTTATTTCCCATCTTCAATTGTAAACCTTACCCAACTTGAAATTTTAGATTTATCTGGATGTTCACAAATTGGTCATCTTCCGCCTGTTGCGAGCGGACTCCAAAATCTCCGAGTGTTAGACTTGTCTGAAAACACACTAAATGGCACTATACCTCCCTGGGTTTTTTGCATTCCTTATTTATTCACTTTGGACCTTAGCCAGAATCAGTTTACCGGAAGTCTTCCTGAAATTTCAAGCAATTTTTTACGAACAATTGATTTGTCTACAAATCAACTAGATGGTTTGATCCCTCATTCAATTTCAAACCTTTTTTATGTACGAGCCCTCAGATTTGCATCCAACAATTTCAGTGGCACTATACCTCCCTGGATTTTTTGCATTTATTCTTTATTCACTTTGGACCTTAGCCAAAATCAGTTTACCGGAGGTCTTCCTGTGATTCCAAGCTACTTATTATTACAAACAGTTGATTTATCTAAGAATCAACTAGATGGTTTGATCCCTCATTCATTTTCAAACCTTCGTTGTGCAATCGACCTCAAGTTTGCATCCAACAATTTCAGTGGCACTATACCTCCCTACATTTTTAGCATTCCCTCTTTACGCTATTTGGATCTCAGCAGAAATAGATTTACAGGAAAACTTCCTGACATTTCAagcaaatcatcatcatcattagaaATTGTTGATTTATCTAACAATCAACTGGATGGTTTGATCCCTCATTCAATTTCAAACCTTGGTAATGCAATTGTCCTCAACTTTGCATCCAACCATCTCCAAGGACCTTTAGATATAGTCATCTGCAACTTGAGTGCGCTTCAGTTTTTGATCTTAAAGAATAACAAGCTCAATGGCACAATCCCACAATGTCTGGGTGAACATCACCAACTTTCTGTGTTGGATTTGggaataaataaattcaatttgatttttccCACCATGTTTGCAAAGGGCAACAGCTTAACAACCATAGCTTTGAATGGGAATCAACTCCGAGGACCTATTCCAACATCTTTGGCCAATTGCACTCAACTAGAGGCTCTTGATTTGGGGAACAACAAGTTACAAGATACATTTCCAAAGTGGCTTGGAAATCTTCCAGAGTTACAAGTTTTAGTATTGAGATCTAATAGACTGTACGGACCAATAACCTCATTCAATTCTTCTACAATTTGGTTTCCCAAATTGCAAATCTTTGATCTCTCTTCCAATAGTTTTACAGGACCCCTTCCAAAATATTTTTGCAATGGCTTTAAAAGTATGGTCAATGCCATACATGAAAGTCAACAAAAAGCAAGTTATTTGGAAATACAAACATCTAGCTGGTCATATGACATTTCAATCACTTTAATGATGAAAGGTCATGACATTCAACTAGAAAAGGTTTTGACCATCTTAGCTACAATTGATTTGTCAAGCAACAAACTTGAAGGAGAGATTCCAATACTCATTGGAAACTTGAATGCGCTAATACTTCTCAACTTATCGCATAACTGCCTCAATGGAAGTATTCCACACCAAATAGGGAATTTGACATTGCTTGAATCTTTGGACATCTCTTGGAATCAGTTGGTAGGGAAGATCCCTGAGcaaataacaaatttaaaatttcttgaGGTGTTAAACTTGTCACAAAATTATTTGGTTGGACGCATTCCTACGGGCTACCAATTAAACACCTTTGGAAATGACTCATATGGGGGAAACCTCAACTTATGTGGATTTCCGTTGTCAAGAGAATGCAATGACAACAATAGGTCACATGAACACCAACAACAACATGTTGAGTTGGAAGATAAATTCATGAGTGGATTTACTTGGAGAGCAGTAGTGATTGGTTTTGGTTGTGGAATGGTATTTGGAATATTCATGGAAAATCTCATGTCTCGAACGGGGAAGCCAAAATGGTTGTTTGTGACTTTCTACGGGAATAAGATATGCAAAACCGTCCCAAGACAAAGAAGGAATGTTCGAAGATGCTAA